The window TATCGTATCTTGCGGCGCCGGGAAAATAGTTTTCCATCACGGAGACCTGCGCACCATTTTCCAGAGTTATCATGTATTCCATACGGTCGCCGCTGAAGACGGCGCTTGCCACCGTTCCGGCGAGCAGTCCCTCCATTCCCTCCCTGAGGGTGACGGCCTCGGGGCGCAGAATCAGGGAGATCTCGTCTCCCGCCGCGTAGGCCGCGTCGGAGATGAGCTTGACGGTCAATGAGCGTTCGCCGATCTTCATCACACCGCGCTCAGCCCCCTCTCTCGCCGAGAGAGTTCCGGCGATCGCGTTTGCCTGGCCGATGAAGTCCGCGACGAAGAGCGTGCGCGGGTGTGTGTAGATATCGAAGGGTGAGCCGATCTGCTCGACCTTGCCGCGGTTCATGACCATAATGCGGTCGGCCATCGTCAGCGCCTCCTTCTGGTCGTGCGTTACGTAGAGGCAGGTGATGTCGAGCTGCTTCTGTATATTGCGGATCTCCGTCCGCATGTGGAGGCGCAGCTTCGCGTCGAGGTTTGAGAGCGGTTCGTCCATCAGCAGCACCTTGGGGCGCATGACGAGGACGCGCGCTAGCGCCACGCGCTGCTGTTCGCCGCCCGAGAGCTGGTTTGGATAACGCCGTTCAGCGCCTTTGAGGCCGACCATCTCCAGCGCCTCACCGACCTTACGCGCGATATCAGCGGAGTTCTCTGAGCGCATCCTGAGCCCGTATCCCACATTGTCGCCGATCGTCATATGGGGGAAGAGCGCGTAGTTCTGGAAGACGAAGCCGATCTCGCGTTTGTTGACCATTACATCGGTAACGTCCTCGCCGTCGATGAGTATACGGCCAGAAGAGGGTGTCTCGAAGCCAGCCACCATGCGCAGCGTGGTCGTCTTGCCGCAGCCGGAGGGTCCGAGGAAGGTGACGAGTTCGCCGCCCTTTACCTCTAAATCAACGCGTTTGACCGCGTCGAACTTTACGCCGTCTTTGATGAATGTTTTAGTTATATCTTTAAG is drawn from Cloacibacillus porcorum and contains these coding sequences:
- a CDS encoding ABC transporter ATP-binding protein — protein: MAVDLHLKDITKTFIKDGVKFDAVKRVDLEVKGGELVTFLGPSGCGKTTTLRMVAGFETPSSGRILIDGEDVTDVMVNKREIGFVFQNYALFPHMTIGDNVGYGLRMRSENSADIARKVGEALEMVGLKGAERRYPNQLSGGEQQRVALARVLVMRPKVLLMDEPLSNLDAKLRLHMRTEIRNIQKQLDITCLYVTHDQKEALTMADRIMVMNRGKVEQIGSPFDIYTHPRTLFVADFIGQANAIAGTLSAREGAERGVMKIGERSLTVKLISDAAYAAGDEISLILRPEAVTLREGMEGLLAGTVASAVFSGDRMEYMITLENGAQVSVMENYFPGAARYDNGTAVSLSFNSELTVALPCAAG